Proteins found in one Campylobacter lari genomic segment:
- the waaC gene encoding lipopolysaccharide heptosyltransferase I produces MKIGLVKLSALGDIIHAVIVLQFIKKHYPKASIDWFVDARFAGLLQDHPMINEVYALPLKDRKFKEVFAMLFEARQNKYDVVIDLQGLIKSALVSKFLCANTFGFDQESIKEGFASNFYTHKFACNYEENIIVRNLSLVAYVLNEHFDHSDIELKQSCFSVDDELKESLEQRLSLSESAPNILIHVGSSMPNKIYPKERLILLCRMLLEYFTSAKIMLGWGNVNEFNFAKDVVLNLKHLKIELAPKLSLSELCALTKASDLIIGNDSGPTHLAFALNKPSITIFGATPSQRNAYETNINKTINAGKKILHSKHIDKSDFCIQNIDEKDIFKLACELLEK; encoded by the coding sequence ATGAAAATAGGTTTGGTTAAGTTATCCGCACTTGGAGATATCATCCATGCGGTGATTGTTTTGCAATTTATTAAAAAGCACTATCCTAAGGCGAGTATTGATTGGTTTGTAGATGCAAGATTTGCAGGATTGTTGCAAGATCATCCAATGATCAATGAAGTATATGCCCTGCCTTTAAAAGATAGAAAATTCAAAGAAGTTTTTGCTATGCTTTTTGAAGCTAGGCAAAATAAATATGATGTTGTGATTGATTTGCAAGGTTTGATTAAATCTGCTTTAGTAAGTAAATTTTTATGTGCTAATACCTTTGGTTTTGATCAAGAAAGTATCAAAGAGGGTTTTGCGAGCAATTTTTATACACATAAATTTGCGTGTAATTATGAAGAAAATATTATTGTACGTAATCTTTCTTTGGTAGCTTATGTATTAAATGAGCATTTTGATCATAGCGACATAGAGTTAAAACAAAGCTGTTTTAGCGTAGATGATGAGTTAAAAGAAAGCTTAGAACAAAGGCTTTCTTTAAGTGAAAGTGCACCAAATATACTCATACATGTAGGCTCATCTATGCCTAATAAAATTTATCCAAAAGAGCGTTTGATACTACTTTGCAGAATGCTTTTAGAGTATTTTACTAGTGCAAAAATCATGCTTGGTTGGGGTAATGTTAATGAGTTTAATTTTGCTAAAGATGTAGTTTTAAATTTAAAGCATTTGAAAATAGAACTTGCGCCAAAATTAAGCTTAAGTGAGCTTTGTGCTTTAACTAAGGCAAGTGATTTGATTATCGGAAATGATAGCGGGCCCACTCATTTAGCCTTTGCACTAAACAAGCCTTCTATAACGATTTTTGGTGCTACTCCTAGTCAAAGAAATGCTTATGAAACAAATATCAATAAAACAATCAATGCGGGTAAAAAAATACTGCATTCAAAGCATATAGATAAAAGTGATTTTTGTATACAAAATATCGATGAAAAAGATATTTTTAAACTTGCTTGTGAGCTTTTAGAAAAATGA
- a CDS encoding 3'-5' exonuclease, whose amino-acid sequence MQEYICVFDCESIPDVELIKHLYDFNGDDLNISKQALEKQKEESGSEFLPLPFHKVVSICAVIADKFGNFIKVNKIKGDNEKQMLEEFFNFIDKHQPRLVSFNGKSYDMPLLVIRALKYNINASAYLDASDKWNNYKSKFVENKHCDLLESLGSFGQKGLRLDTLCAMAGLPGKYDVHGNEVLELFYQNKLEKIHEYCESDVLNTYMLFLKYELIKANLTQEDYLNILENFKEELLQKHSDKSYQKPFLEAIEKEKSKF is encoded by the coding sequence ATGCAAGAATATATTTGCGTTTTTGATTGTGAGAGCATTCCTGATGTAGAATTGATAAAACATCTTTATGATTTTAATGGCGATGATTTAAACATTAGCAAGCAAGCTTTAGAAAAACAAAAAGAAGAAAGTGGAAGCGAGTTTTTACCCCTGCCTTTTCATAAAGTTGTAAGCATTTGTGCAGTGATTGCAGATAAATTTGGAAATTTCATCAAAGTCAATAAAATCAAAGGCGACAATGAAAAACAAATGCTAGAAGAGTTTTTTAACTTCATAGACAAGCACCAACCCCGCCTTGTAAGTTTTAATGGCAAAAGCTATGATATGCCTTTGCTTGTTATAAGAGCATTAAAATACAATATCAACGCAAGTGCTTATTTAGATGCAAGCGATAAATGGAATAACTACAAAAGTAAATTTGTAGAAAATAAACATTGTGATTTATTAGAATCTTTAGGAAGTTTTGGCCAAAAAGGCTTAAGACTTGACACACTTTGTGCTATGGCAGGACTTCCTGGAAAGTATGATGTACATGGAAATGAAGTATTAGAACTTTTTTATCAAAACAAATTAGAAAAAATTCACGAGTATTGCGAGAGTGATGTGCTAAACACCTATATGTTATTTTTAAAATACGAACTCATCAAAGCTAATTTAACCCAAGAAGATTATCTTAATATTTTAGAAAATTTCAAAGAAGAGCTTTTGCAAAAACATAGTGATAAAAGCTATCAAAAGCCATTTTTAGAAGCCATAGAAAAAGAAAAGAGCAAGTTTTAA
- the galE gene encoding UDP-glucose 4-epimerase GalE, with protein sequence MKILITGGAGYIGSHTLKQFLETNHEICVLDNLSKGSKKSLDELSKIRPFKFFEQDLSDYAGIKKLFKEEKFDAIVHFAASIEVPESMENPLKYYMNNTANTSNLIQTCLETGVKKFIFSSTAATYGEPQTPIVDEQSPLAPINPYGQSKLMSEKVLQDANMANPEFKYCILRYFNVAGACMSYPIGQRYPKATLLIKVAAEVATGKREKLYIFGDDYNTKDGTCIRDFIHVDDISSAHLAALEYLENNESNIFNVGYGHGFSVKEVIETMKKVSGVDFTVELAPKRAGDPSVLISNADKIKTLTNWKPKYDDLELICKSAYEWEKQC encoded by the coding sequence ATGAAAATTTTAATCACCGGTGGCGCAGGATACATAGGCTCTCATACTTTAAAACAATTTTTAGAAACAAATCATGAAATTTGTGTATTAGATAATCTTTCAAAAGGCAGTAAAAAAAGCTTAGATGAACTTTCTAAAATCAGACCTTTTAAGTTTTTTGAGCAAGATTTAAGCGATTATGCTGGGATTAAAAAACTTTTCAAAGAAGAAAAATTTGATGCGATTGTGCATTTTGCAGCTAGCATTGAAGTTCCTGAAAGTATGGAAAATCCTTTAAAATACTATATGAACAATACCGCAAATACAAGTAATCTAATCCAAACTTGCTTAGAAACAGGTGTGAAAAAATTCATTTTTTCTTCAACCGCAGCTACTTACGGAGAGCCACAAACTCCTATCGTAGATGAGCAAAGTCCATTAGCACCGATTAATCCTTATGGACAAAGCAAGCTTATGAGTGAAAAAGTCCTACAAGATGCTAATATGGCAAATCCTGAATTTAAATACTGCATTTTAAGATACTTCAATGTAGCAGGTGCTTGCATGAGTTATCCTATAGGTCAACGCTATCCAAAAGCTACTTTGCTTATCAAGGTTGCTGCTGAAGTAGCCACAGGAAAAAGAGAAAAGCTTTATATTTTTGGCGATGATTATAATACTAAAGATGGCACTTGCATTAGAGATTTTATCCATGTTGATGATATTTCAAGTGCGCATTTAGCTGCTTTAGAATACTTAGAAAACAATGAAAGTAATATTTTCAATGTAGGCTATGGACATGGCTTTAGCGTAAAAGAAGTTATTGAAACTATGAAAAAAGTAAGCGGGGTGGATTTCACAGTAGAACTTGCACCAAAAAGAGCTGGAGATCCTTCTGTGCTTATTTCAAATGCGGATAAAATCAAAACCCTAACCAACTGGAAACCAAAATATGATGATTTAGAATTAATCTGCAAAAGCGCTTATGAGTGGGAAAAACAGTGTTAA
- the pglK gene encoding BC-type lipopolysaccharide transporter PglK: MLKKLFFILNAHDKKFLFALLIFSIFIGFIESFAISLIMPFVSVASNFELLEKSSYFQPTYEYLNLPSYKIIAYFGCILIAFYIFRAFLNAFYFHLLARFSKGRYHSLACRIFDKYLHLEYENFTNKNQSELLKTITQEVFHLSTLISAFLLMLSESFVVFLLYTLLLIINYKITLALSAFLLLNAFILIKILSPLVKKASIAREEAMKNYFEILNANLNNLKIIKLKTKEQSTQKLYELQSGLFAKANISNESMSSIPRIYLEGIGFCMLCFIVVYLVLRYESDISSILATITIFVVALYRLMPSANRIITSYNEITYYKNSLDIIYNMLNEKEEKLGDENIEFKEKIVLKNLFFAYKGKKNLFKNLNFELKKNEKIAFIGKSGSGKSTLVDLIIGLLKPSDGAIFVDGIKLDESNIKSFRSKIGYIPQQIYLFNDSIAKNISFGEEVDEALLYKVIKQANLESFVNSLEDGVHTKVGDSGSFLSGGQRQRIAIARALYQQPEILVLDEATSALDQESEAKIMEEIYKISKDKTLIIIAHRLSTIQGCDRVFEVNHGHLKEQV, translated from the coding sequence GTGTTAAAAAAACTTTTTTTCATACTCAATGCTCATGATAAGAAATTTTTATTTGCTTTGCTAATTTTTTCTATTTTTATAGGATTTATAGAAAGCTTTGCCATTTCTTTAATCATGCCTTTTGTATCGGTAGCGAGTAATTTTGAGCTTTTAGAAAAAAGCTCCTATTTTCAACCTACATATGAGTATTTAAACTTACCAAGTTATAAGATTATTGCTTATTTTGGCTGTATATTAATCGCCTTTTATATTTTTAGAGCCTTTTTAAATGCCTTTTATTTTCATTTGCTTGCGCGTTTTTCTAAAGGGCGTTATCACAGCCTTGCTTGTCGTATTTTTGATAAATACTTACACCTTGAATATGAAAATTTTACTAATAAAAATCAATCAGAACTTTTAAAAACCATCACTCAAGAAGTATTTCATTTAAGTACTTTAATTAGTGCATTTTTACTTATGCTAAGTGAAAGTTTTGTGGTGTTTTTGCTTTATACTTTATTGCTAATTATCAACTATAAAATCACCCTAGCTTTAAGTGCTTTTTTGCTTTTAAATGCTTTTATTTTGATCAAAATCCTCTCGCCCTTAGTAAAAAAAGCTTCCATAGCTAGAGAAGAAGCGATGAAAAATTATTTTGAAATTTTAAATGCAAATTTAAACAATCTTAAAATCATCAAACTCAAAACTAAAGAACAAAGTACACAAAAGCTTTATGAACTTCAAAGTGGGCTTTTTGCTAAAGCAAACATTAGCAATGAAAGCATGTCAAGCATCCCTAGAATTTACCTTGAAGGTATAGGTTTTTGTATGCTTTGCTTTATTGTGGTGTATTTAGTTTTAAGATACGAAAGTGATATTTCATCTATCTTGGCAACTATTACCATTTTCGTAGTAGCTCTTTATAGACTTATGCCAAGTGCTAATCGTATCATCACAAGTTATAATGAAATCACATATTATAAAAACTCTTTAGATATTATTTATAACATGCTTAATGAAAAAGAAGAAAAGCTAGGCGATGAAAATATTGAATTTAAAGAAAAAATCGTTTTGAAAAATCTTTTCTTTGCTTATAAGGGTAAGAAAAATTTATTTAAAAATTTAAATTTTGAGCTTAAGAAAAATGAAAAAATCGCTTTTATAGGTAAAAGTGGAAGTGGTAAAAGTACTTTAGTTGATCTTATTATAGGGCTTTTAAAACCAAGCGATGGAGCTATTTTTGTAGATGGAATTAAGCTTGATGAGAGCAATATAAAAAGTTTTAGAAGTAAAATTGGCTACATACCTCAACAAATTTATCTTTTTAATGATTCTATTGCTAAAAATATTAGCTTTGGAGAAGAAGTAGATGAAGCTCTTTTATATAAGGTAATCAAGCAAGCTAATCTTGAAAGCTTTGTAAATTCACTTGAAGATGGGGTGCATACTAAGGTGGGTGATTCAGGTTCGTTTTTAAGTGGGGGTCAAAGACAAAGAATAGCCATAGCAAGAGCACTTTACCAACAACCTGAAATTTTAGTTTTAGATGAAGCAACTAGCGCTCTTGATCAAGAAAGCGAAGCAAAAATCATGGAAGAAATCTATAAAATTTCAAAAGATAAAACCCTCATCATCATAGCCCATAGGCTCTCAACTATACAAGGTTGTGATAGAGTATTTGAAGTAAATCATGGGCATTTAAAGGAACAAGTATGA
- the pglH gene encoding GalNAc-alpha-(1->4)-GalNAc-alpha-(1->3)-diNAcBac-PP-undecaprenol alpha-1,4-N-acetyl-D-galactosaminyltransferase — MKITFIIATLNSGGAERVLVTLANELCKNHEINIIKFHKEGSFYKLDPKIKLFTLKQFDFSTLYNKIASRIKKFKALKQALKEHKSDVFISFLDTTNIACIWANKGSNTPLIISEHSSYTYLKSKIWKFLRRISFPHANALTVLSNDDKNYYENFVKKVINMPNPCHFSPIKENLEKENNVIFVGRLDHNKNASMFLKAIAKLDTNLQNQYSFFIAGDGELRQDLEQEAKNLNIKINFLGKVENMQELYKKAKIICLCSFIEGLPTVLLESLYYQVARISTKYTSGHKDLIDDEKDGFLVDLDDEKALSEKLTLLMQDENLRKTLVLNAQQRCKDYEVANVAQKWLDLIKEVRV, encoded by the coding sequence ATGAAAATCACTTTCATTATAGCTACTTTAAATTCAGGTGGTGCTGAAAGGGTTTTAGTTACTTTGGCTAATGAACTTTGCAAAAATCATGAAATAAATATTATCAAATTTCACAAAGAAGGCTCTTTTTACAAGCTTGATCCAAAAATCAAACTTTTTACCCTAAAGCAGTTTGACTTTTCCACTCTTTATAATAAAATAGCTTCACGCATTAAAAAATTCAAAGCCTTAAAACAAGCACTTAAAGAGCATAAAAGTGATGTTTTTATCTCATTTTTAGATACCACTAATATCGCTTGTATTTGGGCAAATAAAGGTTCTAATACACCTTTAATCATTAGTGAGCATAGCTCTTATACTTATTTAAAATCTAAAATTTGGAAGTTTTTACGCCGTATAAGTTTTCCTCATGCAAATGCTCTAACCGTGCTAAGCAATGATGATAAAAATTACTATGAAAACTTTGTTAAAAAAGTTATCAATATGCCAAATCCTTGTCATTTTAGCCCTATTAAAGAAAATTTAGAAAAAGAAAATAATGTCATTTTCGTAGGCAGACTTGATCATAATAAAAATGCTTCTATGTTTTTAAAAGCCATAGCAAAACTAGATACAAATTTACAAAATCAATACAGTTTTTTCATAGCAGGCGATGGAGAATTAAGACAAGATTTAGAACAAGAAGCTAAGAATTTAAATATCAAGATTAATTTTTTAGGTAAAGTTGAAAATATGCAAGAACTTTATAAAAAAGCAAAAATAATCTGTCTTTGCTCTTTCATAGAAGGCTTGCCAACGGTTTTGCTTGAAAGTTTATATTACCAAGTAGCGCGCATTAGCACTAAATACACAAGTGGCCATAAAGATTTAATTGATGATGAAAAAGATGGATTTTTAGTAGATTTAGATGATGAAAAAGCTTTAAGTGAAAAACTCACCCTTTTAATGCAAGATGAAAATTTAAGAAAAACACTAGTGCTTAATGCACAACAGCGATGTAAAGATTATGAAGTGGCCAATGTAGCACAAAAATGGCTTGATTTAATCAAAGAAGTAAGGGTTTAA
- the pglJ gene encoding N-acetylgalactosamine-N,N'-diacetylbacillosaminyl-diphospho-undecaprenol 4-alpha-N-acetylgalactosaminyltransferase: MKKLAIFIYSLGSGGAERVVSTLLPVLNLKYEVHLILMNDKISYDIPEVNIHYLEKSSPSESNLAKFLKLPLLAMKYKKLCEDLKINLQFVLLNRPNYIALMAKSLGLKSTLIINECTTPSVIYKHNNLNSFINKFLIKKLYNKADLILANSIGNKEDLIQNFNIEAKKCDILYNAIDLENIIEKSKEEIDFKDPFILSVGRLDHGKNHAMLIRAYAKVKTDLKLVILGEGVLKDELLALIETLNLKDKVFLLGFDKNPYKYMSKCDFFAFASSFEGFSNVLIECLACNTAVLCTDHKSGARELFLDDEFGLLVKVDDEKAMQEGLEKMCNDEALKASYRQKAFLRAKEFDKISIAKQLFEFFNKA, translated from the coding sequence ATGAAAAAACTAGCAATTTTTATTTATTCTTTAGGAAGTGGTGGTGCTGAAAGGGTTGTATCTACGCTATTACCTGTGTTAAATTTAAAATATGAAGTACATTTGATTTTAATGAATGATAAAATATCCTATGATATTCCTGAAGTTAATATCCACTACCTTGAAAAATCAAGTCCAAGCGAAAGTAACTTAGCTAAATTTTTAAAACTACCCTTACTAGCTATGAAATACAAAAAACTTTGTGAAGATTTAAAAATCAATTTACAATTTGTATTATTAAACAGACCTAATTATATTGCATTAATGGCAAAATCCCTAGGACTTAAATCAACCCTTATTATCAATGAATGCACCACTCCAAGTGTGATTTACAAGCATAATAATCTAAATTCTTTTATCAATAAATTTCTTATTAAAAAACTTTATAACAAAGCAGATTTAATCTTAGCAAATTCTATAGGAAATAAAGAAGATTTAATACAAAATTTCAACATAGAAGCAAAAAAATGTGATATTTTATACAATGCCATAGACTTAGAAAACATTATAGAAAAATCTAAAGAAGAAATAGACTTTAAAGATCCTTTTATATTAAGCGTTGGTAGACTTGATCATGGTAAAAATCATGCTATGCTTATAAGAGCTTATGCAAAAGTTAAAACTGATTTAAAATTAGTCATTTTAGGCGAGGGTGTTTTAAAAGATGAGCTTTTAGCTTTAATAGAAACTTTAAATTTAAAAGACAAAGTCTTTTTACTAGGTTTTGATAAAAATCCTTATAAATACATGAGCAAATGTGATTTTTTTGCTTTTGCTTCAAGTTTTGAAGGCTTTTCTAATGTTTTAATCGAGTGCTTAGCTTGTAATACTGCCGTGCTTTGTACTGATCATAAAAGTGGCGCAAGAGAGTTATTTTTAGATGATGAGTTTGGACTTTTAGTAAAAGTAGATGATGAAAAAGCCATGCAAGAAGGCTTAGAAAAAATGTGCAATGATGAAGCATTAAAAGCTTCATATAGACAAAAGGCTTTTTTGCGTGCAAAAGAATTTGATAAAATTAGCATAGCAAAGCAATTATTTGAATTTTTCAACAAGGCATAA
- the pglB gene encoding undecaprenyl-diphosphooligosaccharide--protein glycotransferase produces the protein MKLQQNFTDNNSIKYTCILILIAFAFSVLCRLYWVAWASEFYEFFFNDQLMITTNDGYAFAEGARDMIAGFHQPNDLSYFGSSLSTLTYWLYSILPFSFESIILYMSTFFASLIVVPIILIAREYKLTTYGFIAALLGSIANSYYNRTMSGYYDTDMLVLVLPMLILLTFIRLTINKDIFTLLLSPIFIMIYLWWYPSSYSLNFAMIGLFGLYTLVFHRKEKIFYLAIALMIIALSMLAWQYKLALIVLLFAIFAFKEEKINFYMIWALIFVSILILHLSGGLDPVLYQLKFYVFKASDVQNLKDAAFMYFNVNETIMEVNTIDPEVFMQRISSSVLVFILSFIGFILLCKDHKSMLLALPMLALGFMALRAGLRFTIYAVPVMALGFGYFLYIFFNFLEKKQIKLSLRNKNILLILIAFFSISPALMHIYYYKSSTVFTSYEASILNDLKNKAQREDYVVAWWDYGYPIRYYSDVKTLIDGGKHLGKDNFFSSFVLSKEQIPAANMARLSVEYTEKSFKENYPDVLKAMVKDYNQTSAKDFLESLNDKDFKFDTNKTRDVYIYMPYRMLRIMPVVAQFANTNPDNGEQEKSLFFSQANAIAQDKTTGSVMLDNGVEIINDFRALKVEGASIPLKAFVDIESITNGKFYYNEIDSKAQIYLLFLREYKSFVILDESLYNSTYIQMFLLNQYDQDLFEQVTNDARAKIYRLKR, from the coding sequence ATGAAACTACAACAAAATTTTACTGATAATAATTCTATAAAATATACTTGTATTTTAATCCTTATAGCCTTTGCTTTTAGTGTTTTGTGTAGATTATACTGGGTGGCTTGGGCAAGTGAGTTTTATGAGTTTTTCTTTAACGATCAACTTATGATTACCACTAACGATGGCTATGCTTTTGCAGAAGGTGCAAGAGATATGATAGCAGGTTTTCATCAACCTAATGACTTATCTTATTTTGGAAGCTCACTTTCTACTTTGACTTATTGGCTTTATAGTATTTTACCTTTTAGCTTTGAAAGTATTATTTTATACATGAGTACTTTTTTTGCTTCTTTGATTGTTGTGCCTATTATATTAATCGCAAGAGAGTATAAACTCACTACCTATGGCTTTATAGCAGCTTTACTTGGAAGCATTGCAAATAGTTATTATAACCGCACTATGAGTGGGTATTATGATACAGATATGCTAGTGTTAGTTTTACCAATGCTTATTTTGCTTACCTTTATACGCTTAACTATTAATAAAGACATTTTCACCCTACTTTTAAGTCCGATTTTTATTATGATTTATTTGTGGTGGTATCCATCAAGTTATTCTTTAAATTTTGCTATGATAGGACTTTTTGGACTTTATACTTTAGTGTTTCATAGAAAAGAAAAGATTTTTTATCTAGCTATTGCTTTGATGATCATAGCTTTAAGTATGCTAGCATGGCAATATAAACTTGCTTTGATTGTATTATTATTTGCTATTTTTGCCTTTAAAGAAGAAAAAATCAATTTTTATATGATTTGGGCTTTGATTTTTGTTAGCATTTTGATTTTACATTTAAGTGGTGGCTTAGATCCTGTTTTATATCAACTTAAATTTTATGTTTTTAAAGCTTCTGATGTGCAAAATTTAAAAGATGCTGCCTTTATGTATTTTAATGTTAATGAAACTATTATGGAAGTAAATACTATCGATCCTGAAGTATTTATGCAAAGAATTAGCTCTAGTGTTTTAGTATTTATCCTTTCTTTTATAGGTTTTATCTTACTTTGTAAGGATCATAAAAGCATGCTTTTAGCTCTACCTATGCTTGCACTAGGTTTTATGGCTTTAAGAGCTGGGCTTAGATTTACCATTTATGCAGTTCCTGTGATGGCTTTGGGTTTTGGGTATTTTTTATATATATTTTTTAATTTTTTAGAAAAAAAACAAATCAAACTTAGTCTAAGAAATAAAAATATCTTACTCATACTCATTGCATTTTTTAGTATAAGCCCTGCTTTGATGCATATTTATTATTATAAATCCTCTACTGTTTTTACTTCTTATGAAGCTAGTATTTTAAATGATTTAAAAAATAAAGCTCAAAGAGAAGATTATGTCGTTGCTTGGTGGGATTATGGTTACCCAATACGCTATTATAGTGATGTAAAAACCCTAATCGATGGTGGAAAACACCTAGGAAAAGATAATTTTTTCTCATCTTTTGTCTTAAGTAAAGAACAAATTCCAGCAGCTAACATGGCAAGACTTAGCGTAGAATACACTGAAAAATCTTTCAAGGAAAACTATCCTGATGTTTTAAAAGCTATGGTTAAAGATTATAACCAAACAAGTGCTAAAGATTTTTTAGAAAGTTTAAATGATAAAGATTTTAAATTTGATACCAATAAAACTAGAGATGTATATATTTACATGCCTTATAGAATGTTGCGTATCATGCCTGTGGTAGCACAATTTGCAAATACAAATCCTGACAATGGAGAGCAAGAAAAAAGTTTATTTTTCTCCCAAGCTAATGCCATAGCTCAAGATAAAACCACAGGTTCTGTTATGCTTGATAATGGAGTGGAAATTATTAATGATTTTAGAGCCTTAAAAGTAGAAGGTGCAAGTATACCTTTAAAAGCTTTTGTGGATATAGAATCCATCACTAATGGCAAATTTTATTACAATGAAATTGACTCAAAAGCTCAAATTTATTTACTCTTTTTAAGAGAATACAAAAGCTTTGTGATTTTAGATGAAAGTCTTTATAATAGCACTTATATACAAATGTTTTTATTAAATCAATATGATCAAGATTTATTTGAACAAGTCACTAATGATGCAAGAGCAAAAATTTATAGGCTAAAAAGATGA